A region from the Pseudomonas sp. P8_229 genome encodes:
- a CDS encoding SDR family oxidoreductase — protein MNSTGNTILVTGGTSGIGLGLALRFHKAGNKVIIAGRRKSLLDKIASEHPGIESVMLDVSDPQSIQRTSEALAISHPNLNVLINNAGIMHWEDLTDPESLSTAEDIVTTNLLGTIRMVYAFTPHLSKQPSATIVNVSSALAFVPLPATPTYSATKAAVHSFTQSLRVQLEDSSVEVIELAPPGVRTTLLGQENDENAMPLEEFLDEVFELLKISPTPPELVVERAKPLRFAEASGSHGDVLKMLAGYKPPAE, from the coding sequence ATGAACAGCACTGGCAACACGATTCTGGTTACTGGCGGCACCTCAGGCATCGGCCTCGGTCTGGCGCTAAGATTTCACAAGGCGGGCAATAAAGTCATCATCGCGGGACGTCGCAAGTCTCTGCTCGACAAGATCGCGTCGGAACATCCAGGTATTGAATCAGTAATGCTGGACGTCTCCGACCCACAATCCATCCAGCGCACCAGCGAAGCGCTTGCGATCAGCCATCCAAATCTAAACGTTCTCATAAACAACGCTGGGATCATGCACTGGGAGGATCTGACTGATCCGGAAAGCCTGAGCACAGCCGAAGATATCGTGACGACGAACTTACTTGGCACGATTCGCATGGTCTACGCATTCACTCCCCATCTGAGCAAGCAGCCCAGTGCAACGATAGTGAATGTCAGCTCGGCGTTGGCCTTTGTACCGTTGCCAGCTACACCGACCTACAGCGCAACCAAAGCGGCAGTTCACTCATTCACTCAAAGTCTTCGAGTGCAACTTGAGGATTCGTCCGTCGAAGTGATCGAGCTTGCGCCGCCAGGGGTACGTACCACATTGCTTGGACAGGAAAACGACGAAAACGCTATGCCATTGGAGGAGTTTTTGGATGAAGTCTTCGAACTGCTCAAGATTTCTCCGACCCCGCCTGAACTCGTCGTCGAACGCGCGAAGCCATTACGATTTGCAGAAGCGAGCGGATCACATGGTGATGTCTTGAAAATGCTCGCGGGATACAAGCCGCCGGCAGAGTAA
- a CDS encoding TetR/AcrR family transcriptional regulator gives MTHDLVMRSDAKKNRERILEVAVVELTSDPAIPLSTIAKKAGVGQGTFYRHFPTREKLVFEVYQFEMQQVAALAEELLATKQPKEALREWMDCLAEYAMTKAGLAAAIQQAASVYEFPGKSGYAPVQGAAELLLRANEKAGTIRSGITNDDFFLAIAGIWQMDAQSEWRLRLARLMNLVMDGLCAGSPENLKKNNA, from the coding sequence ATGACTCACGATTTGGTGATGCGTTCTGACGCCAAGAAAAACCGGGAACGGATTCTGGAGGTCGCAGTGGTAGAGCTGACTAGCGATCCTGCGATTCCGTTAAGCACGATTGCGAAGAAGGCGGGGGTAGGGCAAGGCACGTTCTATCGTCACTTCCCTACCAGGGAGAAGTTGGTATTCGAGGTTTATCAGTTCGAAATGCAGCAGGTGGCCGCGTTGGCAGAGGAGCTGCTGGCGACCAAACAACCTAAGGAAGCCCTCCGAGAGTGGATGGACTGCCTCGCTGAATATGCAATGACAAAGGCAGGACTCGCTGCTGCGATCCAACAAGCTGCTTCCGTTTACGAGTTCCCAGGGAAGTCGGGATACGCTCCTGTCCAAGGAGCTGCCGAATTGCTTTTGAGGGCAAATGAGAAGGCAGGAACGATTCGTAGCGGGATTACAAACGACGACTTTTTTCTAGCCATCGCTGGAATATGGCAAATGGATGCCCAGAGCGAATGGCGCTTACGTCTCGCCAGATTGATGAATTTGGTGATGGATGGTTTGTGCGCTGGCAGCCCCGAAAACCTGAAAAAGAATAACGCCTAG
- a CDS encoding D-glycerate dehydrogenase, whose amino-acid sequence MKKTILAFSRVSPTLLEPYKDTYNIIVMRPELGDMDAQFEDAIPSAHGLIGGNRRLGEAELASAKNLEIISSISVGYDNYDLSYLNGRGVMLTNTPDVLNETTADLAFALILATARRIPELDAWTKAGNWTKTIEASHFGCDVHGKTLGIIGLGKIGEAIARRGRFGFGMNILYSGNNRKPQLEKELGARFVPQEKLLSESHFVCPVVPLTDGTRNLIGRKELALMGPESILINVSRGPVVDQDALFQALEEKTIRAAGLDVYVKEPLVSSGLFKLKNVVTVPHIGSATSDTRNAMALRALENLLTGLEGRQPRDLVNTHGLGHRWTQ is encoded by the coding sequence ATGAAAAAGACAATCCTGGCCTTCAGCCGCGTCTCACCCACGCTGCTTGAGCCTTACAAAGATACGTACAACATCATCGTCATGCGTCCAGAGCTTGGTGACATGGATGCTCAGTTCGAAGATGCCATTCCCAGCGCTCATGGATTGATCGGCGGCAATCGGCGCCTAGGTGAAGCAGAGCTCGCATCGGCTAAAAACCTTGAGATCATTTCCAGCATTTCGGTTGGCTACGACAACTATGACCTCAGCTATCTCAATGGCCGAGGGGTCATGTTGACCAATACGCCAGATGTCTTGAACGAAACCACCGCTGATCTGGCTTTCGCCCTGATCCTGGCCACAGCGAGACGCATCCCAGAGCTTGATGCCTGGACGAAAGCCGGCAATTGGACAAAGACCATCGAAGCATCCCACTTCGGATGCGATGTGCATGGAAAGACCTTGGGCATTATCGGTTTAGGCAAAATTGGAGAGGCCATCGCACGCAGAGGGCGTTTCGGTTTTGGCATGAACATCCTCTACAGCGGCAACAATCGTAAACCGCAGCTTGAGAAAGAACTCGGTGCGCGGTTCGTCCCGCAAGAGAAACTTTTAAGCGAGTCTCATTTTGTCTGCCCGGTCGTGCCGTTGACGGACGGCACGAGAAACCTCATCGGACGTAAGGAGCTAGCGTTGATGGGCCCGGAGAGTATTTTGATTAACGTTTCTCGCGGCCCTGTGGTTGATCAGGACGCACTCTTCCAAGCGCTTGAGGAGAAAACGATACGAGCAGCGGGTTTAGATGTTTACGTGAAAGAACCGCTTGTGAGTTCAGGTCTTTTCAAATTGAAGAACGTTGTCACTGTGCCTCATATCGGCTCTGCAACAAGCGATACACGCAATGCGATGGCACTGCGTGCACTGGAAAATTTGCTTACGGGTCTCGAAGGACGACAACCGAGAGACCTCGTGAATACTCACGGGCTAGGGCACAGATGGACGCAGTGA
- a CDS encoding isocitrate lyase/PEP mutase family protein, whose protein sequence is MIERSHHELRKAFGDLLQGTVCKFAASVFDPISVRMASDLGFEVAIQGGSVASLQVLGAPDIALLTLDEYVEQVSRVGRASQIPIIGDADHGFGNALNVMRTVTELQKAGVAALTLEDTHLPAKYDEQSHVLIEREEAASKIYAARFARSDDALTIIARTNVAVTTLEDSIARTTAYEKAGADAICLVGVKDFQHLEALTAHLSVPIMLINYGNPALSDVEKLSAANVRIVVNGHAPYLSAIKATYEALREQSGTKGSEFSLPELLSKYTLSDNYREWAKTYLKSEHDSN, encoded by the coding sequence ATGATTGAGCGATCACATCATGAACTGCGCAAGGCGTTTGGTGATTTACTCCAGGGTACCGTCTGCAAATTCGCTGCTTCCGTATTCGATCCGATCTCGGTTCGTATGGCTTCCGACCTTGGCTTTGAGGTCGCCATTCAAGGTGGTTCCGTCGCCTCGCTTCAGGTGCTCGGGGCACCGGACATCGCACTGCTCACGCTGGATGAGTATGTCGAGCAGGTTTCCAGAGTCGGACGGGCCAGCCAAATCCCAATCATTGGTGACGCTGACCATGGATTCGGAAACGCGCTGAATGTGATGCGAACAGTGACCGAGTTGCAGAAAGCCGGTGTCGCTGCCCTAACACTGGAAGACACCCACCTCCCGGCCAAATACGACGAGCAGTCGCATGTGCTTATCGAGAGGGAAGAAGCTGCGAGCAAGATTTACGCTGCGCGGTTTGCCCGTTCAGATGATGCGCTCACCATCATCGCCCGAACAAATGTGGCCGTTACCACCTTGGAAGATTCCATTGCACGCACTACGGCCTATGAAAAAGCCGGGGCCGACGCGATTTGCCTCGTCGGGGTGAAAGACTTCCAACACTTGGAAGCACTCACTGCACATCTCAGCGTGCCGATCATGCTGATCAATTATGGAAATCCGGCTCTGAGCGATGTTGAGAAACTGAGTGCAGCCAACGTGCGGATTGTGGTCAATGGGCATGCCCCCTATCTGTCCGCAATCAAAGCGACTTACGAGGCGCTGCGCGAACAAAGCGGCACAAAGGGGAGCGAGTTTTCCCTCCCTGAGCTGCTTTCTAAATACACGCTCTCGGACAATTACCGTGAGTGGGCGAAAACCTATTTGAAGTCAGAACACGATTCAAATTGA
- the dctA gene encoding C4-dicarboxylate transporter DctA, with the protein MEISKSRWYSQLYVQVLIGIVIGAAIGHFEPQFGAKLQPFADGFIKLIKMLLAPIIFGTVVVGIAKMGSIKEVGRIGVKALLYFEILSTIALVIGLIVVNIAKPGAGMNINATTLDASAIAKYSQAASEQGGTIDFFLNIIPSTFIGAFSNGVMLQVILISVLMGVALVQMGETSKPLINTIDLFLQGLFKIVAMVMRLAPLGAGAGMAFTIGKYGIGTLLSLGQLLVALYITTLIFIVVVLGTVARWSGMPLMQFLRYFKDEILITLGTCSTEAVLPRMMVKLEKLGCKKSVVGMVLPTGYAFNADGTCIYLTMAAIFIAQATNTPLTFMDQMILLGVFLLTSKGSAGVAGAGFITLAATLTTIHSIPLVGLVLLLGIDRFLNEARAVTNLIGNGIGTIAIAKWDNSFDVEACEREIAAMKHEKAARKAMLAQK; encoded by the coding sequence GTGGAAATTTCCAAGTCCCGCTGGTACAGCCAGCTATATGTGCAGGTGCTGATCGGCATCGTCATCGGCGCAGCGATTGGTCACTTTGAACCGCAATTCGGAGCCAAGCTTCAACCTTTTGCCGATGGCTTTATCAAACTCATCAAAATGCTGTTGGCGCCTATTATTTTCGGTACCGTCGTGGTTGGCATCGCCAAGATGGGCAGCATCAAGGAGGTCGGACGGATCGGCGTCAAGGCGCTGCTCTACTTTGAAATCCTTTCCACCATTGCGCTAGTCATCGGCCTTATTGTGGTCAATATCGCAAAGCCAGGCGCCGGGATGAATATCAACGCTACCACGCTCGATGCCAGCGCTATCGCCAAGTACAGCCAGGCCGCCAGTGAACAGGGCGGCACCATCGATTTCTTTCTCAACATCATCCCGAGCACCTTCATTGGCGCATTCTCGAATGGCGTCATGCTTCAGGTCATTCTGATTTCGGTATTGATGGGCGTAGCCCTCGTTCAGATGGGCGAAACCAGCAAACCGCTGATCAATACCATCGACTTGTTTCTGCAAGGGCTTTTCAAGATCGTGGCAATGGTGATGCGCCTGGCTCCCCTTGGCGCCGGCGCCGGGATGGCATTCACTATAGGCAAGTACGGCATTGGTACCTTGCTGTCACTCGGCCAGTTGCTGGTCGCGCTCTATATCACCACCCTGATTTTCATCGTGGTAGTGCTGGGTACGGTTGCCAGATGGTCGGGCATGCCGCTGATGCAATTTCTTCGTTATTTCAAAGATGAAATTCTCATCACGCTTGGCACCTGCTCAACCGAAGCCGTGCTTCCGCGAATGATGGTGAAACTTGAAAAGCTGGGCTGCAAGAAGTCAGTGGTAGGCATGGTGCTACCCACTGGATATGCCTTCAATGCAGATGGCACCTGCATTTACCTCACCATGGCGGCGATTTTTATCGCACAGGCAACCAATACGCCACTGACGTTTATGGATCAGATGATTCTGTTGGGCGTCTTCCTGCTGACCTCAAAAGGCTCCGCTGGCGTGGCGGGTGCCGGGTTCATAACCCTTGCGGCAACGCTAACAACCATCCACTCCATTCCTCTGGTCGGCCTCGTCTTGCTACTGGGCATTGACCGATTCCTGAACGAAGCACGGGCCGTGACCAACCTGATCGGTAACGGCATCGGCACCATCGCCATTGCCAAGTGGGATAACTCGTTCGATGTCGAGGCCTGCGAGCGTGAAATCGCCGCCATGAAACACGAAAAAGCGGCCAGGAAGGCAATGCTGGCACAGAAATAA
- a CDS encoding mandelate racemase/muconate lactonizing enzyme family protein, which translates to MRIVDIREKTVSIASPIANAYIDFSKMTCSVVAVITDVIRDGKPVIGYGFNSNGRYGQGALMRDRFLARITEADPDTLVDHENNNLDPFAIWKTLMTNEKPGGHGERSVAVGTIDMAVWDAVAKIEGKPLYRLLADRYRNGVADDKVWVYAAGGYYYPGKDQTKLKAEMQSYLDRGYDVVKMKIGAVPLDEDIRRIEAVLEVVGDGRRLAVDANGRFDLQTGIAYAEAIKKYNLFWYEEIGDPLDYALQAELANHYELPMATGENLFSHQDARNLLRHGGMRPDRDFLQFDCALSYGLVEYMRTLKVMEEMGWSSRRVVPHGGHQMSLNIAAGLHLGGNESYPDVFQPFGGFADGIKVENGYVGLPDIPGVGFEAKSALYAVMRELGEG; encoded by the coding sequence ATGCGTATCGTAGACATCCGTGAAAAAACAGTTTCTATTGCCTCTCCAATTGCCAACGCCTACATCGACTTTTCCAAAATGACCTGCTCGGTCGTCGCTGTTATCACGGATGTGATTCGCGACGGTAAACCTGTCATCGGCTACGGTTTCAACTCCAACGGTCGCTATGGTCAAGGCGCTTTGATGCGTGATCGCTTTCTGGCGCGGATCACCGAAGCTGATCCAGATACTCTTGTCGACCATGAAAACAACAATCTGGATCCGTTTGCCATCTGGAAAACCCTGATGACCAACGAAAAGCCAGGCGGTCACGGCGAGCGCTCGGTCGCAGTTGGCACCATCGACATGGCTGTATGGGATGCCGTCGCCAAGATTGAAGGAAAACCTCTCTATCGCCTGCTGGCTGATCGTTACCGCAACGGCGTGGCCGATGACAAAGTTTGGGTCTATGCGGCAGGTGGCTACTACTACCCAGGCAAAGACCAGACCAAGCTCAAAGCAGAAATGCAGAGCTACCTGGATCGTGGCTACGACGTCGTCAAGATGAAGATCGGTGCAGTACCGCTGGACGAAGATATACGTCGCATCGAAGCGGTACTTGAAGTGGTTGGGGACGGTCGGCGACTGGCGGTCGATGCCAACGGTCGCTTCGATCTTCAGACCGGTATTGCTTACGCGGAAGCCATCAAGAAGTACAACCTGTTCTGGTACGAGGAGATCGGTGACCCACTCGATTACGCACTCCAAGCTGAGCTTGCCAATCACTATGAATTGCCTATGGCGACCGGGGAAAACCTGTTTTCCCACCAGGACGCTCGTAACTTGCTGCGTCACGGCGGCATGCGTCCGGATCGCGACTTTCTCCAGTTCGACTGTGCGCTGTCCTATGGGTTAGTGGAGTACATGCGCACCTTGAAAGTGATGGAAGAAATGGGTTGGTCTTCCCGCCGCGTAGTTCCGCACGGTGGTCACCAGATGTCCCTGAACATCGCAGCCGGTCTGCACCTGGGCGGCAACGAATCTTACCCCGACGTGTTCCAGCCTTTCGGCGGCTTCGCCGACGGAATCAAGGTGGAAAATGGTTACGTCGGCCTGCCAGATATTCCAGGTGTTGGCTTCGAAGCCAAGTCCGCCTTGTACGCAGTCATGCGCGAGTTGGGCGAAGGCTGA
- a CDS encoding LysR family transcriptional regulator, whose translation MELVWLEDLSALAEYGSFVRAAEARHVTQPAFSRRVRSLENWMGVELFVRTPQGATLTEAGRQILPSAQEAARHLYRMRNEAQEVAGMAAKSLQFAATHSLSFTFFPKWLRSSENGAPIEAVKLHSDSMAVCEQMLIHGQVQFLLCHRHPDVPPLLAPDQFTSKKVGEDVLVPLTSASANFGTSPAALPYLAYTHESGLGRIVAHRLRGKEDYLHLKPLFSSHLAAVLMSMALESKGVAWLPKSLTEQEILDGRLVRALDESWDIPLEIHLTRPKAILSQSAEEFWGRAGSDPQPST comes from the coding sequence TTGGAACTCGTTTGGCTCGAAGATCTTTCAGCGCTTGCAGAGTACGGCAGCTTCGTTCGGGCGGCAGAAGCGCGGCATGTTACTCAGCCGGCTTTCAGCCGCAGAGTTCGCTCATTGGAGAACTGGATGGGCGTTGAGTTGTTTGTGCGTACACCGCAAGGCGCAACCCTTACCGAGGCAGGAAGGCAAATTTTGCCCAGTGCTCAGGAGGCGGCTCGACACTTGTACAGGATGCGCAACGAGGCTCAAGAGGTAGCAGGAATGGCAGCCAAGTCGCTTCAATTCGCAGCGACTCATTCCCTGTCATTTACATTTTTTCCGAAATGGCTTCGAAGCTCAGAAAACGGTGCCCCCATTGAGGCCGTTAAACTGCACTCAGATAGCATGGCTGTTTGTGAGCAGATGCTGATACATGGTCAGGTTCAGTTTCTGCTCTGCCACCGCCATCCCGATGTTCCGCCTTTACTGGCGCCTGATCAGTTCACCAGCAAGAAGGTGGGCGAGGACGTTCTCGTTCCCCTCACGAGTGCATCCGCTAACTTCGGCACCTCTCCTGCGGCATTGCCATACCTCGCTTACACCCATGAGTCTGGACTGGGGCGTATCGTCGCCCACAGATTGCGTGGCAAGGAAGATTACCTCCACCTCAAACCACTTTTCAGCAGCCACCTGGCAGCGGTACTCATGTCCATGGCCTTGGAAAGCAAAGGAGTGGCGTGGCTGCCCAAGAGCCTCACCGAGCAAGAAATCCTGGATGGGCGCTTAGTCAGAGCGCTCGACGAAAGCTGGGATATACCTCTGGAAATTCATCTGACCCGCCCAAAAGCTATTCTCAGTCAGTCTGCCGAAGAATTCTGGGGCAGGGCGGGTAGTGACCCGCAGCCTTCCACATGA
- a CDS encoding endonuclease — translation MRFVDRSLIKKPRAMLPRKTTVSAADQELIDFTAYFEEKAAALEAALVADDPVAAAASVTKEFSAKKPTFNTYRKDSVKTQLYAIFHGKCAYCETFYPAVAPVDVEHYRPKGAVGQDATHPGYWWLAMAWENLLPSCIHCNRLNKHATPKLSTQLVELLADGTGFSDQHKATTGKGNHFPILGLRATPASRDCSTEYPLLLNPCLDDPQEHLAFHVDREKLIGLVLPKPHDGAGLPTHVSTRDLLPEFADEIDQALREKLSLRGAVSIHTYGLNRLGLVQDRTRVLRQLAFLEESVRDLCATIQSLEARLNDPFAVENKRIITRMEALVERTAQHMADMAKPQAPYSTMVYEFLQGFQTRLLAVP, via the coding sequence GTGCGCTTCGTTGACCGATCCTTGATTAAAAAGCCCCGCGCAATGCTGCCAAGAAAGACAACCGTCAGTGCTGCGGATCAGGAGCTCATAGACTTCACCGCATACTTTGAAGAAAAAGCCGCCGCACTTGAAGCGGCGCTGGTGGCTGATGATCCGGTTGCGGCCGCAGCCTCCGTGACGAAGGAGTTCTCAGCGAAAAAGCCTACGTTCAATACGTACCGCAAAGACTCGGTCAAAACCCAGCTGTACGCGATATTTCATGGCAAATGCGCATATTGCGAAACGTTCTACCCCGCCGTAGCGCCGGTTGACGTAGAGCATTACAGGCCCAAAGGCGCCGTGGGCCAGGATGCGACCCATCCAGGGTATTGGTGGCTGGCAATGGCGTGGGAGAACCTGCTGCCTAGCTGTATCCATTGCAACCGACTAAATAAACACGCAACGCCGAAGCTTTCGACCCAGCTAGTTGAACTGCTCGCTGACGGTACAGGCTTCAGCGATCAACACAAAGCCACCACGGGCAAGGGTAATCACTTTCCGATCTTGGGGTTGCGCGCTACGCCAGCGTCACGGGATTGTTCAACCGAATACCCGCTGTTGCTCAACCCTTGTCTGGATGACCCGCAAGAGCATTTGGCCTTCCATGTCGACCGCGAAAAGCTTATCGGGCTGGTGTTACCAAAACCGCACGATGGTGCGGGGCTACCGACGCATGTTTCAACCAGGGACCTGCTCCCCGAGTTCGCAGACGAAATCGATCAGGCGCTCAGGGAAAAGCTCAGCCTGCGCGGCGCCGTGTCGATCCACACCTATGGACTGAACCGATTGGGACTGGTCCAAGATCGCACGCGTGTGCTGCGCCAACTCGCCTTTCTGGAGGAGTCGGTAAGAGATCTTTGCGCCACGATCCAGAGCCTGGAAGCACGCTTAAACGACCCCTTCGCGGTTGAAAACAAACGCATCATCACGCGCATGGAGGCATTGGTAGAACGCACAGCGCAGCACATGGCTGATATGGCCAAGCCTCAAGCGCCCTACTCGACCATGGTTTACGAATTTTTGCAGGGCTTTCAGACGCGCCTGCTTGCCGTTCCTTAG
- a CDS encoding AAA family ATPase has product MQRFARSEIPPPVFRENQFKVARKDLLELFTLDTQERSQTRISGEELTLNLSQVGPIHDALGHLFQGKCAFCESRDLTAPYRFRAASSVTSVMGIVDSHLYYVWLANAWENIYPICLKCIPRQPSFFPVDGKRVPIPSLEQIRQYAVEDLGSWRTSEPREKAILLDPCLDRNFERHLFPSIDGELVPLSERGDTTIANFRLDRPTLNSARAAKLREYREALLAADQNRAHLRSDDFRYLFDFLELEYGGLWYLQCRLIARYLSQRVGMEMPTGRSRVARTLKTLLFMGDYKQVHKELKHWIEDTDFGHRPIEIPPTDYGVLQSEPVTQKAVVPRVYPSLHSMQFDHFKVIEHLKLKLDTPTAESQLNNAALQPALLILGENATGKSSILEAIALALSPRETRRALNLTPGSLVLSPAQLGSNDVPTQFSARVRLGFDEGRDKVLSIDNAACKQIGPRLVPPVFAYGAFRQYQKKTPPGFEPAHGIINLFETDRLLVNPEQWLLGLKGEDFNDVARALKIIMSVEGDIKVIEPAPDGKSCLIVTAPAGVVTKTPLNDVSSGYRTILAMVCDIMQRLMDRSINPHFQGLEHAQAVVLIDEVEAHLHPRWKIQIMQVLRRALPKITFIATSHDPLCLRGMQDGEIVVVHRRSRAGGANTQYATCIEKLHDLPDSTQLTIEQLLTSDFFNLMSTDQPATEKQLANVADVLNKSKRNETLTDEDKQVMQYFKQEINEALPIGTSEAQRVVQEAVAEFLHERQEQPSIKWDEIRTSAKTKILNILRNF; this is encoded by the coding sequence ATGCAACGATTTGCCCGCAGTGAAATACCCCCACCTGTTTTCCGCGAAAACCAGTTCAAGGTGGCTCGAAAGGATCTGCTTGAACTCTTCACGCTCGACACACAGGAACGCTCACAAACCCGCATTTCCGGAGAAGAGCTAACTCTGAATCTTAGCCAGGTCGGCCCCATTCATGATGCGTTGGGGCACCTGTTTCAAGGCAAATGCGCATTTTGCGAAAGCCGGGATCTGACCGCCCCCTATCGATTTCGAGCGGCGTCATCCGTTACGTCTGTCATGGGAATAGTGGACTCTCACCTCTACTACGTCTGGCTCGCGAATGCCTGGGAAAATATCTACCCCATCTGCCTCAAGTGTATTCCGCGCCAGCCTTCGTTCTTTCCTGTCGACGGCAAACGTGTGCCGATTCCAAGCCTGGAGCAAATACGCCAGTATGCCGTAGAGGATCTCGGTTCTTGGCGCACCTCCGAGCCCCGCGAGAAGGCCATTTTGCTCGATCCGTGCCTTGACCGGAACTTTGAACGGCACCTGTTCCCCTCCATAGATGGCGAGCTGGTGCCACTGAGTGAAAGGGGTGATACCACAATCGCCAATTTCCGGCTGGACCGTCCCACCTTGAATAGTGCGCGAGCCGCCAAACTTCGCGAGTATCGTGAGGCTCTATTGGCGGCCGATCAAAACCGGGCGCATTTACGCTCCGATGATTTTCGATACTTGTTTGACTTCCTTGAACTTGAATATGGTGGTCTGTGGTACCTGCAATGCCGGCTCATTGCGCGGTACCTATCGCAGAGAGTTGGCATGGAAATGCCTACCGGCCGCTCCCGAGTAGCAAGGACACTGAAAACCCTGCTTTTTATGGGCGACTACAAGCAGGTGCATAAAGAATTAAAGCATTGGATCGAAGATACTGATTTCGGCCACCGTCCCATTGAAATCCCGCCCACGGATTATGGCGTCCTGCAGTCCGAGCCTGTCACCCAGAAGGCCGTCGTACCGCGGGTTTATCCTTCTTTGCACTCTATGCAGTTCGACCATTTCAAGGTCATCGAGCACCTCAAGCTGAAACTTGATACACCCACCGCCGAATCGCAGTTGAACAACGCAGCGTTGCAACCGGCACTGTTGATACTGGGTGAGAACGCCACCGGCAAAAGCTCGATTCTCGAAGCGATTGCGCTCGCGTTGAGCCCCCGTGAAACACGTAGAGCCTTGAACCTGACGCCAGGCTCACTCGTGCTCTCCCCAGCACAACTCGGTTCAAATGACGTGCCCACGCAGTTCTCGGCACGCGTACGACTCGGCTTTGACGAGGGGCGCGACAAAGTGTTGAGCATTGACAATGCCGCTTGTAAACAAATCGGGCCACGCCTTGTGCCGCCCGTGTTTGCTTACGGCGCCTTTCGCCAGTACCAGAAAAAAACACCGCCGGGTTTTGAGCCCGCTCACGGGATCATCAACCTGTTCGAAACCGATCGCCTGCTGGTGAACCCTGAACAATGGTTGCTTGGACTCAAAGGCGAAGATTTCAATGACGTAGCACGCGCGTTGAAAATCATCATGTCCGTGGAAGGCGACATCAAAGTCATCGAACCAGCCCCCGACGGCAAATCCTGCTTGATCGTAACAGCGCCCGCCGGCGTTGTGACCAAGACACCGCTCAATGATGTGTCCTCAGGCTACCGGACCATCCTGGCAATGGTGTGCGACATCATGCAACGGTTGATGGATCGGAGCATAAACCCCCACTTCCAGGGTCTTGAACATGCCCAGGCGGTGGTGTTGATCGACGAAGTCGAAGCGCACCTGCATCCACGCTGGAAAATTCAGATTATGCAGGTGTTGCGCCGGGCATTGCCCAAGATCACGTTTATCGCCACCAGCCATGACCCCCTATGTCTGCGCGGCATGCAGGACGGCGAAATTGTGGTGGTTCACCGCCGGTCCAGGGCGGGCGGGGCCAATACCCAGTACGCGACGTGTATTGAGAAACTGCATGATCTACCCGACTCCACGCAGTTAACGATTGAGCAACTGTTGACATCCGACTTTTTCAACCTCATGTCCACCGACCAGCCGGCCACGGAAAAACAACTGGCCAATGTTGCCGACGTGTTGAACAAGTCAAAGAGAAACGAGACGTTGACCGACGAAGATAAGCAGGTCATGCAATATTTCAAACAGGAGATCAATGAGGCGCTCCCCATTGGCACCAGCGAAGCCCAGCGCGTCGTTCAGGAGGCTGTCGCCGAGTTTCTTCATGAGCGGCAGGAACAGCCGTCCATCAAGTGGGACGAGATACGTACGAGTGCCAAGACCAAAATATTGAACATCCTCAGGAACTTTTGA